The window GCCAGGAGTGGAAGTCGAACAGCGGCCGGGAGATCTGGGACGACGAGATGACGATGCTCGCGCCGGCGTTCGGCGGGATCAAGTACGACCGCATCCAGAAAGACGGCTTGCAGTGGCCGTGCCCCAACGTCGAGCACCCCGGCACGGCGTTCCTCCACCGCGACGGCAAGTTCACGCGCGGCAAGGGGCTCTTCAAGGCGGTGAGCTGGACCCCGCCCGCCGAGGTGCCGGACGACGAATACCCGCTGGTGCTCTCGACCGGGCGCCGGCTGTACCACTACCACACGCGCACGCAGACCGGCCGCGCGGGCATGAACCAGCTGCTGCCCGAGGAGCTCGCGGACATCTCGCCGGCCGACGCGCGAGAGCACGGCGTCGCGGACGGGGACATGATCATTCTGAGGACGAGGCGCGGCCAGGTGAACATACGCGCCCGCGTCAGCGACCGCATCCCGCGGGGACTGGTCTGGGCGTCGTTCCACTTCCGCGAGGGGAACGCGAACTGGCTCACGAACAACGCGTTCGATCCCGAGACGAAGACCGCCGAGTACAAGGCATGCGCGGTGAGGATCGAGAGAATCGGCTGATGCAGACTATTTGCGGTCACACGCGCGAACAGTTCCTGGAGATGGCGAGGCGGTTTCACGGCTACCCGGCGCCGGGCCTGATCGCGGGCGGCTTCATGGTCGATCTGGCGCTGAGCCGCCTGCCCCCGGGCATCCTGTTCGACGCCATCGCGGAGAGCCCCGCGTGCCTGCCCGACGCGATCCAGATGCTGACGCCGTGCACGGCCGGGAACGGTTGGCTCAAGATCGTCGACACCGGACGCTTCGCGATCTGTCTCTACGACAAGCGCTCGGGGGACGGCTTCCGGGTGTTCGTCGAGCCTTCGCGGCTCGAGCCGTGGACGGAGATGAGATGCTGGCTCATGAAGCTCAAGCCCAAGGCCGAACAGGACACGCCGGCGCTCGTCGACCAGATCTTCGATGCGGGGAGGCGCCCTTACGGCGTTCGGGCCGTGAGGCTTCCCGCCGAGCTTCGCAGGAAGCAGAGCAAAGGCCCCATCGCCGTCTGTCGTGTGTGCGGAGAGCCGTACCCGCAGCGGCACGGGGCGACCTGTCGTGGTTGCCAGTGCAGCACCATCTATGAGGGGCCGGCGTCTCATCAGAGGCGAAACGCTCACGGCCTGTGTCTCGAGCCGCGGGAATCAGCAATCCAAGGAGGAACACGATGACCAATAAGGAATCGATCAAGGAGATCGGTGCCTCGAAATGGAGACGGATCGCCATCGCCGTGCTCGTGCTCGGCTCCCTGTGGGGCGTCGCTGAGGTCGTGCTCAACGACGTCGTCAAGGCCGCGGACGTTCCGTTCCGGGCCGGCATCCTGACCGGGTTCGGCATGCTCGCCATGGGGATCCTGCTCGGGTACGGGCGCAGGCCGCTCGCGATTCTCGGCGTCCCGGTGGTCGCGGTGCTCGTCAAGCAGATGGTCGTCCCGCTCTTGGGCGCGTCCGTGCTGTGCAAGGCGAACTCGTGCATCGCGGTGCTGCTCGAGGCGGCGCTCCTCGCGGGCGTCGCCGCCGTCGCGATGCGCGGGATCGGGAAGAGCGCGATCGCGCGCGCCGGGGCCGGCGCCGGGGCGGGGCTCGCCTCCGCCGTTCCCTTCTACTTCGTCGGGCTCGCGGTCGCGCCTTGCGCCTACCTCATGTCGTTCGACCGCGCGGGCGGGTTCGCGGCGTTCATGGTGCAGGAGGGGCTCGTCTGGGCGGCGTTCTCGGCGGTGCTTTTCCCCTTCGGCTTC of the Pseudomonadota bacterium genome contains:
- a CDS encoding formylmethanofuran dehydrogenase subunit E family protein; the protein is MQTICGHTREQFLEMARRFHGYPAPGLIAGGFMVDLALSRLPPGILFDAIAESPACLPDAIQMLTPCTAGNGWLKIVDTGRFAICLYDKRSGDGFRVFVEPSRLEPWTEMRCWLMKLKPKAEQDTPALVDQIFDAGRRPYGVRAVRLPAELRRKQSKGPIAVCRVCGEPYPQRHGATCRGCQCSTIYEGPASHQRRNAHGLCLEPRESAIQGGTR